Genomic window (Salinibacterium sp. M195):
CAGTGCCGGAGCGGAGTCTGCTGCAGGAACGATCGGGGCCGGGAACGTGGCAGGAAGCACAAGCATCCTTCTCGTCGGGGAGGACTGCGGCGGCGCAGGCCTCAACCCGGCTAGGACGCTGGAAGGCGGGGCGATCGCCTACTTTGCTAGACCACTTGGGTTGCTAGCCATTGGCTACTGGCCAGTACCTCACCAGCACTTTCTAATGCGGCGCGGGATGTCGGCGACGAGCCAGAAAAGTAAGCCTTCGTGCACGCTCACAATTGACCATCGGCCTGCTATCTTCTAAATGACCACTGCGGAATGAAGGATGTTCCGAACGACTTCCCGAGGATCATTCATGCTCGCACGACCATCCATAAAGACCGCTGCGCTCGCTACCGCGCTGGCCCTCCCCTTGGCGCTCGCCGTCTCGGTCCCTGCGGCCGCTGCCACCGTCACCGTCAGCAACTGGAATGACCTCAAGGCTGCATTCGCCGTCGACGGCGACACCATCCTGCTCGGTGCCCATATCAGCGTTGACAACGGAGACTCGCTTGCGGTCGACGCGGGGGAAGCAATCACCCTCGACCTGAACGGCCACGCGCTGAGCATCACCAACGTCAACAATTCCTTCCCCGCGATCGGTGTACCAAGCACCTCGACATTCACTGTCAACGCCACCGACGGCGGAGCCCTCATCGCATCTGGCGGCAATGCGTCAGCCGGCATCGGCGGCGGCCTTTTCGCCGCCGGCGGCACCACCACCATCACCGGCGGCACCACCACCGCAACCGGCGGCGAGTACGGTGCAGGCATCGGCGGCGGCTATCAGGGCGACGGCGGCACCACCACCATCACCGGCGGCACCATCACCGCAACCGGCGGCGTCAGCGGTGCAGGCATCGGCGGCGGCTACTACGCCGCTGGCGGCACCACCACCATCAACGGCGGCACCGCAACCGCAACCGGAGGCGAGAGCGGTGCAGGCATCGGCGGCGGCTACTACGCCGCTGGCGGCACCACCACCATCAACGGCGGCACCGCAACCGCAACCGGAGGCGAGTACGGTGCAGGCATCGGCGGGGGTTACAACCGCGCCGGTGGAACCACCACCATCAACGGCGGTACCACCACCGCAACCGGCGGCGTCAGCGGTGCAGGCATCGGCGGCGGCTTCCTCGGTGTCGGCGGAACCACCACGGTCAACGGCGGCACCATCACCGCAAACGGCGGCAGCGCCAGCGCCGGCATCGGCGGCGGCGACGGTGACCCCGGTGATGGTGGCGGCGGCAGCGACGGCGGTGGCGGCGGCAGCGACGGCGGCATCACCACCATTAACGGCGGCACCATCACCGCAACCGGCGGCGTCAGCGGTGCAGGCATCGGCGGCGGTAATTTGAGCGCCAGCGGCGGCTTCACCACCATCACCGGCGGCACTACTACCGCAACCGGAGGCGCCTCCGCCGCCGGTATCGGCGGCGGCGGAGGTGGCGGCGGAAACTCTGGCGCCCTAGATATTCACGGCATCCCGAACGCTGGTGCCGCAGTCGATGGTGGAGGCCCGAAGGCATCCCTGATCACCAACACGGTCACCCCGACCGGGATCGGCTATTCGGCCGCCGCTTCCCTAGTCGGCGAAGGCGGAAAGATCATCGTCGGGTTCAATTACCTCGTCAGCTTCGACGCTGCCGGCGGTACGGGCACCCCCACTGCAACTATCGTCGCTGGCGACACGATCACCGCCCCCACCAGCCCCACCCGAGATGGGTACGAGTTTGCGGGGTGGTCAGTGAACGGCTCCATCTACAACTTCACCACCCCCGTGACCGAACCGATCACTCTGACCGCAATGTGGAACGCCGTAGTCGCGACTCCGGGAGAGCCCACGGTGGTTGCGGCATCCGCAGAACTCGCGCGCACCGGAATCGATCCGACACCCGGCCTTGGCGTCGCCGCGCTATTGCTTCTGGCCGGCTTCGCTCTCATCGGACTCCGTAGGCGCGTCAGCGCCCGCTAGGGATAACGAGCGTGCGGAGGGGCCGACCATGAGCATCTCCGCACGACACCCTTCACGGCACCTGCGCGCCACAATGTCTGTAATCGCGAGGCTGTGCGCAACAAAAGTTAGCGAACTGGCCCGGCACCCGGCATGCTTAAGCAGTGACCGACAACAGTGCGCCCGCGATCCTCTCGCTTGAGCGCCTGCGGGCGTCTCTTGCGGATGCTGGATTGACCCTCGATCTCGACGGTGTTGTAACGCAGCGCGAAGCTGCCGCAGCGGCCGTCCGCCAGATTGACGACTACATCCGGCCCCGCTTGGCTGATCTCGATGCACCGCTGCTGGCGGTGGTGGGTGGTTCCACTGGCTCGGGTAAGTCGACAATTGTGAATGCGCTTCTGGGCGTTGCGACGACTCGGGCCGGCGTCATCCGCCCCACGACACGTCAGCCAATTCTCGTGCACGCTCCCGTGGATGCGGGATGGTTCGCGAGCGACCGCATCCTTCCCGGGTTGGCGCGCGTGCGCGGCCACATCAGCGCTCCTGGAACACCCGCCTCGAGCGCCGGAGATGCGCCCGAAGAGTCACGCATCGGCGAACTCATGCTGCTCGAACACGAGAGTGTTCCCCGTTCGCTCGCGATCATCGACGCTCCGGATATCGACTCGGTGGCCGACGAAAATCGCGCCCTCGCCACACAACTTCTCGCGGCCGCCGACCTGTGGCTGTTCGTCACGACTGCCAACCGCTACGCCGACGCCGTGCCGTGGCGCCTTCTCGAAAGCGCCGCCGCCCGGTCAATTACCGTCGGTATCGTGCTCAACCGAGTGCCACCCGGCGCCGTTGACGAAGTGCTCCCCGACCTGCGCGACATGCTCGCTGAGCGGGGCCTCCCTGACGCGCCCGTGTTCACTATCGACGAGCAGCAACTCGACGAGCTCGGAATGCTCCCCGCCAGCACCGTCGACGGCCCGCGCGCCTGGCTCGAAGGAATTGCCAGCGACCGCGAAGCCCGCGCCCGCATCGCCGCCCGCACCCTGAGCGGCGCGATCAGCGACCTTGACCGACATGTGAGCCTCATTGCGGATGCTCGGCAGCAGCAGATTGACTGGCTCGACTCTGCGCACGCGGCCACCACTGCGCACTACGAGACCGCGATCAAAGCCGTCGACGAAGCCACACAGAACGGCGCACTGATGCGCGGTGAGGTTCTGGCACGGTGGCAAGATTTCGTGGGAACCTCCGACTTCTTTCGCAAAGTTGATTCGTGGTTTTCGCGTACCCGCGACAAGGCAACAGCGTGGCTCACCGGCAAGCCGAGCCCCGTAGTCGAGGTAGAAACCCAGATCGAGACCGGTTTGCAGGCTGTCATCGTTGACCAGGCCGGGCGGGCGGCCGCAGCTGCCTGGGCCGACCTCGAGCGCAGTACTCCTGGCCGCTCAATCGCGGAGCAGCATCCCTCGCTTTCGAGAGAAAGCCCTGAACTGCTGCAGGCGACGACGGCCATGATTCGTGAGTGGCAGGGCGCGCTGATGCAGCTCATCCACGACAATGCCGGCAATAAGCGCATCCGGGCCCGAGTGCTTTCGCTCGGACTCAACGTCGTCACTGTGGCCCTCATGATTGTGGTGTTTGCCTCGACCGGTGGCCTTACCGGTGGCGAAATTGCGATCGCCGGCGGGTCTGCTGTGCTCGGCCAAAAGCTGTTGGAGACCGTCTTTGGCGAGGATGCCGTGCGTCACCTTGCCAGCGAAGCGCGCCTCGATCTGCAAGAGCGGGTGCGCACGCTTTTCGATGCCGAAGTTGCGCGACTCGACCTGGCAATGGAGCCATTACGGTTCGGAGCAAACCCCGAATCACTACGACGCGAATCGCAAGTGCTGATCGCCGATGTAGCTCGCGCGGCAGGGACTAACTCGTGAGCGCCGCCAAGCCGACCCTCGATGAGCGCATTGCCGCTCTGCGAACGGTGACCGAGGCGGGAATCGGGCGCATCCCTTCTGAGCTTATGGATGACGCACGCGCGCTGTTGAAACAGGCGGAGGCGCGTCGCTCGCGCTCATCCGAACACACCGTCGTCGGCGTTTTTGGCGCAACAGGTTCGGGCAAGTCGAGTCTCGTGAACGCCCTCGTCGGCGCTGAGGTGGCTGTCGCTCATGTGCGTCGCCCGACCACTTCTCAACCCCTTGCTGCGCTCTGGGATGCCGCCGGTTCTGCCGACCTGCTCGACTGGCTTGAGATTCGCGAGCGTGTCGAGCGCTCCACTCCGATTGACCCACGCGCCAGCAAACTCGTGCTCGTTGACCTTCCCGATGTCGACTCGGTCGAGGCCGGCAATCGTGCCGTCGCCGAACGTCTCGCTGGTCAAGTGGATGCTCTGATCTGGGTTGTGGATCCACAAAAGTATGCCGACGATGTGTTGCACGCGCAGTTCATCGCGCCGCACGCTCGCCATGCTGCCGTGACCCTGGTCGTGCTCAACCAGATTGATCTTCTGAGCGCGGATGATCGTGCCGCCATCGTGAAATCGCTGCAAGCGATCGTCGAACGGGATGGTCTCCCCCGTGCCCGAGTCTTGCCGGTGAGCGCCCGCACGGGTGAGGGCGTCGATGCTTTGCGCACGGCAATTGGTGATCTTGCCGCAACGAAA
Coding sequences:
- a CDS encoding dynamin family protein, with protein sequence MTDNSAPAILSLERLRASLADAGLTLDLDGVVTQREAAAAAVRQIDDYIRPRLADLDAPLLAVVGGSTGSGKSTIVNALLGVATTRAGVIRPTTRQPILVHAPVDAGWFASDRILPGLARVRGHISAPGTPASSAGDAPEESRIGELMLLEHESVPRSLAIIDAPDIDSVADENRALATQLLAAADLWLFVTTANRYADAVPWRLLESAAARSITVGIVLNRVPPGAVDEVLPDLRDMLAERGLPDAPVFTIDEQQLDELGMLPASTVDGPRAWLEGIASDREARARIAARTLSGAISDLDRHVSLIADARQQQIDWLDSAHAATTAHYETAIKAVDEATQNGALMRGEVLARWQDFVGTSDFFRKVDSWFSRTRDKATAWLTGKPSPVVEVETQIETGLQAVIVDQAGRAAAAAWADLERSTPGRSIAEQHPSLSRESPELLQATTAMIREWQGALMQLIHDNAGNKRIRARVLSLGLNVVTVALMIVVFASTGGLTGGEIAIAGGSAVLGQKLLETVFGEDAVRHLASEARLDLQERVRTLFDAEVARLDLAMEPLRFGANPESLRRESQVLIADVARAAGTNS
- a CDS encoding InlB B-repeat-containing protein yields the protein MLARPSIKTAALATALALPLALAVSVPAAAATVTVSNWNDLKAAFAVDGDTILLGAHISVDNGDSLAVDAGEAITLDLNGHALSITNVNNSFPAIGVPSTSTFTVNATDGGALIASGGNASAGIGGGLFAAGGTTTITGGTTTATGGEYGAGIGGGYQGDGGTTTITGGTITATGGVSGAGIGGGYYAAGGTTTINGGTATATGGESGAGIGGGYYAAGGTTTINGGTATATGGEYGAGIGGGYNRAGGTTTINGGTTTATGGVSGAGIGGGFLGVGGTTTVNGGTITANGGSASAGIGGGDGDPGDGGGGSDGGGGGSDGGITTINGGTITATGGVSGAGIGGGNLSASGGFTTITGGTTTATGGASAAGIGGGGGGGGNSGALDIHGIPNAGAAVDGGGPKASLITNTVTPTGIGYSAAASLVGEGGKIIVGFNYLVSFDAAGGTGTPTATIVAGDTITAPTSPTRDGYEFAGWSVNGSIYNFTTPVTEPITLTAMWNAVVATPGEPTVVAASAELARTGIDPTPGLGVAALLLLAGFALIGLRRRVSAR